The genomic DNA tgtgtgggggggggttcacaGCTTATTCTGGTGCTTGTGAGTCAGAAATCATTGCAATTAGTCAAACCAAGACTGTCCAATAGATGAGAAGCTAGCATGGATTTGATACCAGTTTAAGTACAATGTCCAGCTTTTGACTCTATTGTCATAATGCGATTTAATCAGTCTCGACACCAAATTTCAAATAATCAGGCTAGCCATGCTACTACACTTTGTAATTGTACTGATACTCCTTTCAAAGCTGTCAGGATGCATACTATAACAGACGCAATGGGGACAAAGATAGCTCAGGACACCTGTCATAACACCTGCCTCTCAGCAGATCTGAACTCCTCGCAGGTGAAAAATGTTTCTGAtgacaaaagacatttttagttttagttagtaTTCAAGTTAATGACATTGGTATTAAGTGGCATAACAATGTTTTCCTGCATATTTCAGTTGCCCAGAGTGCGGCCCAGGCAAGAGCCCGTGACCGCCACATCAGGCACCATGATGGAGGGGGGAATGCAGCTGCTTAACCGAGATGGCCACAGCATCTCGCACAACTCGAAGCGCCACTACCACGACTCCTTTGTGTCCATGAACAGGATGCGACAGCGCGGCCTGCTGTGTGACATTGTGCTCCATGTCTCCAACAAAGAAATCAAGGCGCACAAAGTGGTGCTGGCATCCTGCAGCCCCTACTTCCACGCTATGTTTACAAGTAAGTTCAGTCCACTTGTGCCTTAGTGCTTTTATCCCTAAAATCCATAAAGCCCAGGATGTTGCATGCCTCAGACACTTTAGGGCTCTGACATCCAAATGTGCGTAATTTTGCTCTGTTGCTCAGAGTTTGATAACACAACACCGCATTTGCAGTAAATGCCACCTCATCCTTTCAGCATCATCGCTTCCTTCCCCTTCTTCCTGTCTGGGGCACAAGTGGTCAGATGAGGTGTGTGCGAGTCTCACATTTCCTCCCTGTCACTAGACCTTTTTGTGGGTACAATTTGTCACCAGACAGTCTGTTGtcaattttattaaaacaactaaataaacGGACAACAACAGATGGACATTTGACAGTGTTGCCATGTGTCAGCATGATTGAACAGGGAGGCAATATATCAGCCGAGTTTTACTGGTTATAACTCATTGGAAAATGTAATAGCTCTTGTTCTGTGTGACAATGCAGATGAGATGTCGGAGAGTCGGCAGACCCATGTCACCCTTCATGACATCGACTGTCAGGCTTTGGAGCAGCTGGTCCAGTATGCCTACACAGCAGAGATTGTGGTCGGGGAAGGCAATGTGCAGGTAGGGTAAATTATTTTGGATTTATAGACAAGATTGTTAAATTAGACTTTTAATTTGACCCCATTCATCAAAGCGCAAACAGACTCAATGTATTTTCACCTGTAATTGCACTCTTTTTAGACATTGCTCCCAGCAGCCAGTCTGCTGCAGCTCAACGGGGTGCGGGACGCCTGTTGCAAGTTCCTCCTCAGCCAGCTGGACCCCTCCAACTGCCTGGGCATCCGAGGCTTCGCTGATACACACTCCTGCAGCGACCTGCTCAAGTCAGCCCACAAGTATGTCCTGCAGCACTTTGTGGAGGTGTCCAAGACAGAGGAGTTCATGTTGCTGCCACTGAAACAAGTAAGattgatgttgttttgttttctgttgtgtctTATGCCAACTGGTGCTTTCAAAGGAAGCAGATTTTAAAAGTAGCGTGTTCATAGTGGGAACCAGTTCTTGGTTTATGTGCTTACTGGTAGTTGCTTCCTCAATTTGACAGTCACCATCGGGAACATggtataaaagtaaaatacttTAATGTAAATGCCACTTCCCCCTAAAgactaaaaacatttcctgATCAGGCCTagtctcagtttaatttgcgaCAGCTGGTGGGAGTCATATTTCTTTGGAATGTCATTTATCCATCCAATCTACCCAATTGCTTAGAAATATGCCAAAGAAAACATCAAAGATAAACATACAGTAATATAATTATTACTACTAAGTTTCTGCATGTTGTTTATCACCTTTTCCCCACTAATAGGAACATAGCTGCCATGTGTTTTTCACATTAGAGGCTCCCAAAGGGAAGTGGCCATAAGCATGTCGTTATTTTTTCCTCAGCTAGCTGCATCAATCACTGTCTCTTGTGGTTTTATCATTCCACTGTGCTGTCATAGAGCTAATAGCATTGCATACTTCTGAGGTATCAAGGAAACATTCTTATTTGGTTTCAACACTGACCATTTGCAGCTAAGGTTTTTGGAAATGTAGGTACGATTTAGGCTTGCTTATTCAGTATTAGCCATCAAGTGGGGCTGCTGTGGCCAGAAGGTTGCTAGTTTGATTCCCAGACAGGCGAGATAAATGGCTGAAGTGTCCTTTAGCAAGGCACATAACATCAACTGCTTCATTAGAACCACTCTGCAGCCAACAGGTCAGACTGTAATTTTACTGACTACTAGAGCCCTATATTGCACCCGGCGCAGTGCAAAGCCCGATGCAAGTGTCTtttctagtttaagaccgactcagttgtcaatttcccatccagTGTCtacgttgtttaaatagcaaatgcacatgcatccatctttgcgcccatgggcatgctggtcttatagggaggtgtgttcaggtaaaTTCTGGCGttttgctatcttgaggcaacGGGAAGTGATCGCGTTTGACCAAAagaaacctggtctaaagtcaacagtgcagcatttcattgttatttaaacagcacattagtaaaatgtgcctaggcttatgcacagcgtacacacacactctgcttgttacacacacacacaagaaagagcaacagcacacagacatgcaaacgattacatataaaataggacggtgcaaatccgccatcataatagcaatgcaccaaggtacaaacgtAATTGGCTGTTAAAGAGAATAGGAGATGacacactgattggtttattgcatgttacggcCAAAACACACCTATTAATTAATGTTGACACTAAGTACAAtccttttgaaccatgtgccCTTTTTCTGCCTTCGAACTAgcaaagtggatttggacacgtcCTAAATGCACCAGCGCCAGGCGCTTCATGCTGTGCGCTTAGATCTTTAAAATactaataaaataaactaaattaattTCCAAGTCTGATAAGGGAGTTATTATAGGAATTAAACAGGCCTTTCATTTTAAGTAAAAGACTCAAAACATAATTGTGCTAATTGTTTCTATAAATATTCCTGAATAGTCAAAAAGTACTGACATTTTTCATAAACATGTAAAATGCAgttttttctaaataaacatCACCATATAAGACAGCATCTAAAAGCCCAGCAGGTGATATGTTCCTCCAGTCAGGTGTAGGAAAGGTTTGTGTTGATGTCTCAATAAAGGAAAGAAACCCATCATCCCttctaagaccaagagactggatcacatcactccagttctgaagtctttacactggcttcctgtgtctcaaagaattgatttcaaagtacttttgctagtttataaatcactcaatggtttaggaccaaaatacatttctgatctgctactacactatgacccccccagacctctcaggtcatctgggacaggtctactgtctgtccccagagtcagaactaaacagggtgaagcagctttcagtttctctgctcctcatatctggaataaactcccagaaacctgcagatccgctgctactctcagttcttttaaatcaaggctgaagacctttctttttgatgttgcctttctttaaatgactgttcatttctttaatgtttaatttcttatgctgcactgtaacttttattcttgtgttttatgtgtcttaatgtttttatttttaactgtctattcatgtgttttatcagtttttaatgcttatgacacttgtgttttatctgttttatggatttttttgaggaaaaggaataagtataaaggttgtgtaatacagagaaagaatgACTTgaagggtaacactttaaagaaaaagtgtgaatgtgtagtgtcgcaaatagacacgaaaggcagcactagATTGGCNNNNNNNNNNtgaagaagagtccaaggagacgaaaggtaacttTTCTAAAAATAcagtcgtgaagggtagtgacactgagggtgNNNNNNNNNNAGGTAGCACTAaaattgactaattagtgtgagggtagtctcaagtgggttagggttagggttttatctgtcttaatgtttttactcttaactgttttacttgtgttttatctgtttaactgattttgtgtagagcacttgccctgttgctgaaatgtgctatacaaataaagctgccttgccttgtcttCTATGAATTGGCGTCTGTTTCATACAAACCACTTGTTGAGCTTAGCTCTGTGACAAGGATTGAATGTTGCAGTGAAAAGAAGTACCAAACAGCTGCCAGCATACATTTCCCATTATCTTCTCAACTCTCTAAGGAACAATCCCTACTGCTTTAAAGAGATTGTGGTCGGTCTGTGGCCTTCAAAGCCTTGAGAGTGAATCTGAATCTAGGATTGTGTGGGCACTATCCATTGAAACAGTGAAAATTAAGCTGCATAAAGGCAGATTTATAATagacaattttcttttctttgtttctttttttctgtctgtctatttCACTGCCCCCTTCTGTCTGCAGCTATTCTGTGTCTGTCATGAATCTGCATCAGATCTGGATTTATGTACTGGCTGTGAGCTCAAAGAGCTGTGACATATGccccatttttcttttcatgttctGTGAAGGAAGTGGCAAGGCATGACAGGGTTGTGACTAGTCTACTTTGCTGATGCTTCACTGATGTAGATTCACATGCATAGCATTCTTCTATTGTTGTCTTTATATGTCCACaaagacatttatttcatttatacagCCCTCATTTCTGCTGCCATAATACAAGGACAGTTGATTCTCTTCCTAAACCCAATCTCCTCCACACACATTATGTAATGTGATGTAGCATCTACATGCAGAGGTAAGGGAGACTGCAAGGCGGGGCAGAGGCAGCAGTAGTGGCAGTATTTCTCTGTGTGACTGTGGATTAATGCAGGCTGTTCCTGGGAGGTTGCTAACTGTTGCCCTGATCTGGCCAGGCAAGacagctgcagcagctggtCGCTCTGTCCCCACCAAGCCCTGCCAGCTTTGGGTTGATATGGGAACAGTGCCAGCCAGCCACTCACAGATTGCAGCAATCGTTatgtcacagacagacagacagacagacagacagacacacacatacacactatatTATAACTTAAATATATCACAGCACcactacacatatacatacctaATTATAACACACATGCATTGATGTGTGAATGTTAAAATGGTCCCTGAAATTactttgttttgctttaatttATATTGAGTGACGATATTTGATGaatgtcattttaaaacaacacagacaaaacGGAGCGCTGCCCAACTAATACTGTATGAGGCCAATGAAATTTAATTCCTGTGTGTTGATATGTTTGGTCAGGAAGCTTTTCTTGCAAATGCTTCTGCAAGTGCTTTACTGATAGTCACAGTTGAATTAAAGGCACTATGAATTTGAATTTGAGGAAGTTGCTCTTGTAAATGAGTATACAAAATGTCTCTTGACATCTGCTTTGTCTCATGCATTCAGGTCCTGGATTTGATCTCCAGTGACAATCTCAACGTGCCATCTGAAGAGGAAGTGTACCGGGCTGTGTTGAGCTGGGTGAAACATGATGTAGATGGACGCAGGCAACATGTACCTTGGGTAAGACTTTCTTTCTGATCATATTTCTCACCCCACATTTTCTAGTTTGACTATACTCTGCATACAAAACACTTCCATCACATTTCCTCTATTCCCCTTCTCCTGACCCAAACTCAACACCCTCCATCCCTTTGCCCCCGTTAGCTGATGAAGTGTGTCCGGCTGCCACTGCTGAGGCGAGACTTTCTGATGAGCAACGTGGATACAGAGCTGCTGGTGCGACACCACTCTGAGTGCAAGGACCTTCTGATCGAGGCTCTCAAGTACCACCTGATGCCTGAGCAGAGGGGAGTCCTCAGCAACAGCCGGACGCGCCCGCGACGCTGTGAGGGCGCCAGCCCTGTGCTCTTCGCCGTTGGTCAGTGTGCCCCTGAAGGTACCCATTAGGGTACACTTAGGCCACACTTCAATTAACTTTAGCTtctgaagtaaaaaaaagaaatctgaaaaagtgcAAAAATCTGCATGTTTACAACTGGGAGAGAACAAATACTGATATATTATATGAGACAAGATAATGTCTGGGATTATTATAGCACTGGCATATATTAGTTTAGATGTTTTCCAGGTTTTAGTGGTTGCATTTCAGTGAAACATTAGTTTAAACTTCTTTGACTGTTAAAGCTAAATGAAATGACCAATAAATGCCACTTCCTAAAATTCTATTTTATCCAGATGAGATTTGGTTAATCTTATCTTATTATGTATCTAAGTTAacaatgttttgttgctgtaGCCTTGCACAGCTTCCCTCTTCTAAACTAAACCATGTAAATACAATTACAGTTCATTGTTTGGTCTTAAAAAGCATACCTCCTCATAAAGTATATCAAAATATATCTCtccaaaattaaaaagtaaatagtGTAGCGTAATAAAGACTGTAACTTGATCCTGTATTGAGCCCAGAAGTGAACACGGGTCTCAGACAAATTCATCCCAAAACCCCAAAACTTGGAATAATTCCTCCTGACATTATGGCCTACATTGGCCAAAATCCCTATGATCCTTTTCATATTTACTTAGCTGCCTGAATGCATTTTTTCAccatattgtgtttgtgtgtgtctgtaggtgGTGGCAGCCTGTTTGCCATCCATGGAGACTGCGAGGCGTATGACACCAGGACGGATCGCTGGCACATGGTGGCGTCCATGTCCACTCGGCGGGCACGGGTGGGCGTGGCAGCCATTGGGAACAGACTTTATGCTGTTGGAGGGTGAGTGAGAACTTTAGGGTTGACCATTGTCTCAAAACTAGTTAACCTACCATCTCATCCCTTAACTCAAACACTAACTAAACCTTTTATGAAGATGAAGATTTGGCCGGCAAAATGTGGATGATTTACAGAATAATCCTGAAAAAAAACGGCCTCAGCCGTGTGCTCCTGATAAGATGTTACAAGCGTTGCTGTAATGTAAAGCAAAATGCCTATTTAACTTGATTAATTTTTGCATTTCAAAGATAATTTTAGGCAGCATGGTTTTGTGTCATCATCAAAAACCcttttttgattaatttataTTCATATCTCATCAGGTATGATGGAACCTCAGACCTTGCCACTGTAGAATCCTACGACCCCATCACCAACGCCTGGCAACCTGAGGTTTCCATGGGCACACGGCGGAGCTGTTTGGGTGTAGCGGTCCTGCATGGCCTTCTGTACGCTGCTGGAGGTTATGATGGAGCTTCCTGCCTCAATAGGTACTCACAGACTAAGCTTTTGGTAATGAATGCTAAACATCAAGATACTTTTAAGCTAGatgcttttttgtttgtcatgATGCTGTTTTCTAGACCAGGTCTCAAAGACAGTTTATCTAAATAGGGCAGCCTTTTGGTGTCATTATAATGAATACAAGTTagtctttttcctcctctttcagTGCAGAGCGTTACGACCCTCTGACCAGTACATGGACCTCCATTGCTGCCATGAGCACACGTAGGAGATATGTCCGAGTAGCAACTCTGGGTAGGAACTTGCCTGAATCATAAAATCATGATGAACATCCTGTTCtactgtatgtttatgtttCACTGTCTGCATTTGAATGTCTGAAATCAAGAGGGAGTTGCCACCTTGGTATTTGACTGCTAATATTCACATTCTCAGTGTTTACTCCCTTTCCCCTCCAGATAGCAGCTTGTATGCAGTGGGAGGTTATGACAGTTCCTCACATCTTGCAACAGTGGAGAAATATGACCCCCAGGTAAATTGCATGCTGTTAAATTTATCATCAAAGTAACTTGTCTGTTGCCAAGATCAACTGAATTTGGAGACTTAAGCGCACAATACAGATGTATCTATGAACATGTGACCAAttctctgtctgttgatgtaATGAACAGAGCAACACGTGGATAGCCATTGCCAACATGCTGAGTCGGCGCAGCAGTGCCGGGGTGGCCGTGTTAGATGGCATGCTGTATGTCGCGGGAGGCAATGACGGCACCAGCTGCCTGAACTCTGTGGAGCGATTTAACCCCAAGGCCAACACCTGGGAGGGAGTGGCCCCCATGAACATCCGCAGGTGAGCCTGCACCCACAGTTCATATTAGTACAAACAGAATGGTCAAGTCCAGGTCCGGTAACAACAGAATTATGTCTTTCAAAACAGTTTTAGTATGATTAGAAAAGAAGTGAAATCAAATGTGAAATAACTCAAACATGAGAGAATAAAACTGCATAGGAAAAATTAGCTCTGCAAAGATAaattgttatttccactcttcattctaaccccaaccggcccgtcagacaccgcctaccaagagcctgggtctgtccgaggtttctgcctaaaaggaagtttttcctcgccactgtcacactgttgcttgcacaggaggaaactactagaactgttgggtccttgtaaattatggagtgtggtctagacctactctatctgtaaagtgtctcgagataactcttgttatgaattgatactataaataaaattgaattgaaattgaattaaatgtttATAAGAACACATGACAACCTGGGAGGGGTCCATGGAATGTCTAGTCAATTCAGCCTTAGCCAACTGAGCCATCACGAAGACCCGGTCTTACTATTCCAACTACACAGGTTCACCTTACAGTACAGTAAGGAAATGCATTGGCCTCAtaaacacttttcttttcttttttttttttttttggggggggggggggggggtaaaacactgtggtgccccCAGTTtaccttttaaacaaaagtaaaaactagAAGGTAAaagctaaattaaaaataaattgacaaTAAAAAGTACCTCTGCTGCCATTATATAGGCGTAGGATTTAGGGAAATTTGGATGTCTTTTTCACTGCCTAAACCTTCTTAAGGCATAAAGATAAAAAGAcctattttctttcttaaatcTTAGAAGATGAAACATGCCCTGCGGGTGATTTTCAAAGGATGCACACACTTACAGCATTGTATTGATACAAGATTGGCATTGGGGTTAGAGATTTAGAGATGAAGCCGTCTTGGAGTTGAGGAcacatcagcagattcacttgTTCCCCAGGCCcctagacagacagacagacagacactcagacactcactcactcttaGTTTCTTGTATGTGTGCCAGTATACTAGAAGGCAGGAAACCTGACAACAGTTGACTATGCAGCCCCATGAATAACCCATGTGATAATCAGATGGGAGCTTTGAGTGCTTTTCTTGTCCCGTTGCTGAGTGACTCCATTTACACAGTCCAAAACATCACACTGTATTGACCACTAATCTATCGCTCATCTAAACAATTTTACACTTGAAAATACTGTAGAATAATCTCACTACATCGTGTGTAATCAACACTCAAATATTTTTTGGACTGAATCCTCTTtgatgacaataaaaacaaacccaacaaaccATTAACCTTTCCACTGCTCCACTCATTATTAGTTACTATTATTAGTTcaatgtttaaattaaaatatatcagTTATTGTACCATCTGTACTTCTCACAATCTCTTTTGTTATATCTTACTTTTTCTACGCAATCAATGATAATGTTCATACAGTGGGCTTGCATTTCTAAACGTAATGCAAAGCCCACACGGCATCCACTGTAAACTGTAAACCATTGGCACTTTTGAATAAATGTAGTTAGCTAGATTAAACAGAATGCATAGAAATTATTATTCATTCTTGTTTGGAAACAAATATGCTgaattagatttttcttttctgttagGAGCACCCATGACCTTGTGGCGATGGATGGCTGGTTATACGCAGTAGGAGGTAACGATGGCAGCTCCAGCCTCAACTCCATTGAGAAGTACAACCCGCGCAGCAACAAATGGGTCGCAGCCTCCTGCATGTTTACACGGCGCAGCAGTGTGGGTGTCGCTGTGTTGGAGCTGCTGAACTTCCCACCACCCTCCTCACCCACCCTCTCGGTTTCCTCCACCAGCCTTTGACACGGGGTCACCGCTTGGCTGACCTCGGCCTCTGCTGCAACAGCCCAGACTGGCTCTGGGAAGAGACGCAATTGCTCGTTTTGAGACGGGGAGGTGGAGGATGCGAGTGGACAGGTAAATGGATTgaggggggagaaagagggacGGTGTGAATAGGGCTCCTGGCTTGGTTATTATACAGTATCCTCCAGAATTAGTGGCACTTATGCAGTGGGTAAAGGTTAGCCAAACATGGTTTAACAAATGTACACCATACGTaataaacttttatttaaaaatcaaggCAATTTAAAAGTTGTTAATGTGCAATACCCTTTAATCTCAAAAGGCGATGTTCCACACGTAAGACATTAATTTTTCATGAACAGTTAAGGGATGCCAGATGAATTCTGAAAGATCCATCAAGAGGTTTTTTGATTTCATGGTTAAACCAATCTTGCTGCTCTTTACCAAATTGTCCATTCATTCTGGACTGAACTGTATCTGGTCTGGATGCCTGTAACTCCACTGTATAGCTTCACCATACAGATACCAGCTTCCACTCTCTTCAAGAGTACAAAGATGTTTCCTGATGTGTTAACATTGCCCAATCTTTCCGCTATCTTTCCAAGCtctacttttttccccccaccacTCCAGTGTTTGACACACTCGTAGTGAAATGTGGTGGACACTTTAATTCTGTCATGTgtgatgtaaatgttttttgtttgatgttGTTATCCTCTGCATCTTTTAATGTCAGAATTGTTTTTGCAATAGtgtacaaaaaaagagaaactgaatGATTTAACTTTTTGAATGTAGCTTTTGACTGGGTATACCATGCATGTGTTTACTTATTGACATTGACTCCCATCAGGAGGATAAAATGTTGTAGTGCTGCTATGCCACAGTAGGTGGCAGTAACAGGCAATGTTATAAAACCTTCCCACACTGTAAGCCCGCATGAACACAACCAACAAAGGAGAAGTTAGGCCCTCAGAACTgtttttgaatcttttttttttttttttataaacacagaAGAATTATGTTGaactatatgtatttataaaaagGTATACATTCTAAtatattctgtttttaaagatgcTTAAAGAAGTAAACagattgtttttaatatttatttaggTGAGATATTGTCaatgaaaatgacaaagagaATGTAGGTGTGAGAGAGGTAGGCTAGTTGTTCAGATTGTGTGCATTTGGAGTTTCTCCTGGTTAAGAGGACCGATTGTTGCACTTTAATATGCagcattttatttacatttcttaatGTTTCTTCACTGCCACAAGCTTGATCTCACATGAAACTGTCCGCTATATTTGTGCAAAAGGCTTTAACTGCTTGCAAACCTACAGACCAGTCAATGAAAGGACTCTATATTGTCTTTAATCCTACTTAACAAATTAGTTTAAGTGGACATGAAGGTGGATATAATCCTTGGACACAATGACAGTCTAAGATTACATTAAAGCAGAAAGTTTACCTACTGTGTACCAACACTTGACACTAATGATAAATACTGTTGACACTTGGTGCTGTCACATTTCCTTCCATACATAATCAAATGTGGTGTTTTGTTATATTACATACCTCATTGTTGAAATGGATCAGACTCTATTGCAACAAAGTTGAGCTAGAAAAAACTGTATAATTACCTACAAATATACTGGCTTTAGAGCATGTGGGTGACTTGGGAATGTCATCACTGAACACTgcattgtttaaaataaatggattaCTTAGAGTCTTCTTGACTCCGTTAATTCCTGGGTTCATGTGAAGTGCAGTGATACTATTCCAAACTTCTGAGAAGTTGCTTTTTGAAGGATTTTGTTGATCCggttctgtttatctttaactAACTTACTTTTCATTTGTTAGAGTGGACCCAGTAGAATAGGGGCTGTGAGGGTCTAAtgaagatgttgtttttttgtaaagttgcTGTGAGTCAGGGCCAGACTTTAAGAGACAGGCACATAAAACCACAAGGCCTCCATTCTGCAGATTGGTCTGTAAATACAAAAATTGCTCATCTTAAATCCAATTTCAATGTGATTGtagttttgttttagtttgtgttCAATGTGGTgaccattttttatttataatatgtttatttatgagGAACTTTAAAATATTGAATTTTGCACTATTGCGAAATGGAGcaatacactgtaaaaatgaaataaagatgTTTTCAGATGTGATAACTGCCTTGACGAGTTTAAACACATGGGTATTCACACATGGGTAATGTAAAACTACAGTTTTTTCCATGCATCTGCAAAAGTGAAAACACAACCATACACACTGAAGGTTGTGTTGCTtgcactttgtgtgtttgttgctaGGCTCACTATAAACTGTTGCTTGGTACCTTCCCAACATGCTCCTCTTTCATAGTGATctcagcagacagctgaacACTCTCACTTTACCCTTCTTGACCTCAGTCACATGGCATTCCCACCTGTGGCtgcctctgcacacacacaaacctcccAATTCCCAACCtcccaaaacacacagaaacacaggcTAAATATACACAATGCAAAACACCTACAACTTtgaatgggagaaaaaaggCACGTAGAGCTGGTTTAACAGTATTAACATCtttgcatacagtatgtgtttgggGCTTTGCTAAACTTCTGGTATTTGATGGCAAAAACACGTACCATGGTCACAGATACTGAAAACGTGAACAACTAAACAATTTACATAGTGTCAGGTGTTCAACTTTTATATGGCAATATGGCAAAAGAGAACACTGTCAGACTTTTAGAACACTACAGGATGAATTTGATATTTTTGGAAATAatatgcttgtttgttttctttgatgAAGAGATTGACACAGCAGACTCAGGATAAATaggaagctacagccagcagccaatTAGCTTAAAAACACTAGAAACAGGGAACCGC from Etheostoma spectabile isolate EspeVRDwgs_2016 chromosome 7, UIUC_Espe_1.0, whole genome shotgun sequence includes the following:
- the klhl17 gene encoding kelch-like protein 17 isoform X5, coding for MMEGGMQLLNRDGHSISHNSKRHYHDSFVSMNRMRQRGLLCDIVLHVSNKEIKAHKVVLASCSPYFHAMFTTLVLCDNADEMSESRQTHVTLHDIDCQALEQLVQYAYTAEIVVGEGNVQTLLPAASLLQLNGVRDACCKFLLSQLDPSNCLGIRGFADTHSCSDLLKSAHKYVLQHFVEVSKTEEFMLLPLKQVLDLISSDNLNVPSEEEVYRAVLSWVKHDVDGRRQHVPWLMKCVRLPLLRRDFLMSNVDTELLVRHHSECKDLLIEALKYHLMPEQRGVLSNSRTRPRRCEGASPVLFAVGQCAPEGGGSLFAIHGDCEAYDTRTDRWHMVASMSTRRARVGVAAIGNRLYAVGGYDGTSDLATVESYDPITNAWQPEVSMGTRRSCLGVAVLHGLLYAAGGYDGASCLNSAERYDPLTSTWTSIAAMSTRRRYVRVATLDSSLYAVGGYDSSSHLATVEKYDPQSNTWIAIANMLSRRSSAGVAVLDGMLYVAGGNDGTSCLNSVERFNPKANTWEGVAPMNIRRSTHDLVAMDGWLYAVGGNDGSSSLNSIEKYNPRSNKWVAASCMFTRRSSVGVAVLELLNFPPPSSPTLSVSSTSL
- the klhl17 gene encoding kelch-like protein 17 isoform X4 gives rise to the protein MHTITDAMGTKIAQDTCHNTCLSADLNSSQLPRVRPRQEPVTATSGTMMEGGMQLLNRDGHSISHNSKRHYHDSFVSMNRMRQRGLLCDIVLHVSNKEIKAHKVVLASCSPYFHAMFTNEMSESRQTHVTLHDIDCQALEQLVQYAYTAEIVVGEGNVQTLLPAASLLQLNGVRDACCKFLLSQLDPSNCLGIRGFADTHSCSDLLKSAHKYVLQHFVEVSKTEEFMLLPLKQVLDLISSDNLNVPSEEEVYRAVLSWVKHDVDGRRQHVPWLMKCVRLPLLRRDFLMSNVDTELLVRHHSECKDLLIEALKYHLMPEQRGVLSNSRTRPRRCEGASPVLFAVGGGSLFAIHGDCEAYDTRTDRWHMVASMSTRRARVGVAAIGNRLYAVGGYDGTSDLATVESYDPITNAWQPEVSMGTRRSCLGVAVLHGLLYAAGGYDGASCLNSAERYDPLTSTWTSIAAMSTRRRYVRVATLDSSLYAVGGYDSSSHLATVEKYDPQSNTWIAIANMLSRRSSAGVAVLDGMLYVAGGNDGTSCLNSVERFNPKANTWEGVAPMNIRRSTHDLVAMDGWLYAVGGNDGSSSLNSIEKYNPRSNKWVAASCMFTRRSSVGVAVLELLNFPPPSSPTLSVSSTSL